A genomic window from Nicotiana sylvestris chromosome 11, ASM39365v2, whole genome shotgun sequence includes:
- the LOC138880928 gene encoding uncharacterized protein, producing MRNFEVFYMKESEPIQEMMTRFTIITNEPKSLGKVFTYEELVSKVISILTASWESKATSIKEAKELDKISLDELIGNLKTHEMRKLELRKEEQKRDKALVLKTYKEDVSDNDELDLAMFAKCKRFMKNSKNASKRKYGGKPKQIDKASYDGCYKCNKLHHMVKDFPMWKIECKNERAEKEKRKKMKEKGLNKGKILGKVFTEAMKQGFLAAYEDNGSDKDEEKEDEAISPYAMIDTHQEVETDPLVQLGMHIRRHSPFDGHHYDEWKMRMKMFLHATNFDLWIIVNHGPITPTKVDSEGNKSLKREEDYDAEDRKMIQKNAKTKDLLYGTDLEEHVKDLKNKVLELTSKNEQKPNAHGKEIMSDLQGNLEKELKEHKDCLCDVDYMNKVLQENLEKTKYELSRLRKWHRSSDALNCLNENFSTNKSVFGYRKPVPRFDPKYVKISDNKMCTHCEKAKVRGNNQD from the exons ATGAGGAACTTTGAGGTCTTCTACATGAAGGAGTCTGAACCCATCCAGGAGATGATGACTAGGTTTACAATAATAACAAATGAACCGAAATCACTTGGAAAGGTATTCACTTATGAAGAATTGGTTAGCAAGGTTATAAGTATTCTCACAGCTTCATGGGAATCAAAAGCCACATCCATaaaggaagcaaaggaattggaTAAGATTTCACTAGATGAGCTGATTGGAAACTTAAAGACTCATGAGATGAGAAAGCTGGAACTGCGCAAGGAGGAACAAAAGAGGGATAAGGCCTTGGTTCTTAAGACATACAAAGAAGATGTGTCTGACAATGATGAACTCGACCTAGCAATGTTTGCTAAGTGCAAGAGGTTCATGAAGAATTCCAAAAATGCATCTAAGAGAAAATATGGTGGAAAACCTAAGCAGATTGACAAAGCTTCATACGATGGGTGCTACAAGTGCAACAAGCTACATCATATGGTCAAAGACTTCCCAATGTGGAAAATTGAATGCAAGAATGAAAGAgctgaaaaagagaaaaggaaaaaaatgaaagagaaggGCCTAAACAAAGGCAAAATCCTAGGCAAAGTATTCACTGAAGCAATGAAACAAGGTTTTCTAGCAGCATATGAGGACAATGGAAGTGATAAAGATGAAGAGAAAGAGGATGAGGCTATAAGTCCTTACGCTATGATAGATACGCACCAGGAAGTGGAGACCGATCCCCTGGTACAACTAGGAATGCACATTAGAAGACATTCCCCATTTGATGGACACCACTATGATGAATGGAAGATGCGTATGAAAATGTTCCTTCATGCCACTAACTTTGACCTATGGATAATTGTAAATCATGGACCAATTACCCCTACCAAAGTGGATAGTGAAGGAAATAAAAGCCTCAAGAGAGAGGAGGATTATGATGCTGAAGATCGTAAGATGATCCAGAAAAATGCTAAGACAAAGGATCTGCTTTATGGAA CTGATCTTGAAGAACATGTCAAAGATCTTAAGAACAAGGTTCTTGAGCTCACTTCTAAAAATGAGCAGAAACCTAATGCACATGGCAAGGAAATAATGAGTGATCTGCAAGGCAATCTTGAAAAGGAGTTAAAAGAGCATAAAGATTGCCTTTGTGATGTTGACTACATGAATAAGGTATTGCAAGAAAATCTTGAAAAGACAAAGTATGAACTATCTAGACTAAGAAAGTGGCATAGATCCTCAGATGCACTAAATTGTCTAAATGAAAATTTTAGCACTAACAAATCAGTATTTGGCTATAGAAAACCTGTACCTAGGTTTGATCCCAAgtatgtaaaaatttctgataATAAGATGTGCACTCACTGTGAGAAG GCTAAAGTGAGAGGAAACAATCAAGACTAG